From Pyrenophora tritici-repentis strain M4 chromosome 1, whole genome shotgun sequence, the proteins below share one genomic window:
- a CDS encoding MACRO domain containing protein 1 has protein sequence MIDIIDNLYKLSVRIRTPSIRSRSLKASSYMQKDPETGVDVLSMYAELDLKHVQELLSDLRRSFPNNEEMDKDFLIVRLSKSITLRRRNFKYWKRHRDKLGAATGDELFQAGVIVTAEEPGTARNDTLEAQPAIPLITTRQEAPSQKTGRTFLSGTEATQHHQSLDDIVDTKSVTSYAVTVKDLHGKAVSLPPPPQTANGEKDFECPYCWIVCPARYGNSRAWKTHLLQDLQPYCCTYPDCESSEQLFRSRREWAEHEASHRKVWRCPEHSAAMYNSQTGLENHFRHQHPDSFSEIQLLTAVKVGETTTIDMREQCPICYAPADMEGLGDFHSHIANHLERIATFALPHSRDDDEDGTSGVASRGSSNSQYLPSSLPTRTTDKHDDREETEHGILQLDEPSDSLRMVNPSHALLSTESLQQLPDESQNRLQMIPKLLNTSHEEEGDPSDTWSDDEPSVDIQNHSSRREASTPEIKRSRKDQIISVANIPSLRSLYITGQIIQRDQSYAPNVFYNQLISFIHHDLTRLKVDAIVNNAPTDLSLSPANNTLHSAIFKAAGPGLTEEAKLKADIKVGQVGLTQGHDLPSSWIIHAAGLKYNWSKGYDQFKVLSSCYQSALEMATYHGIKTIAFPCLGTGGCGFPARVAARIALQEIRDYLDSHPKHGLERIVICVKTDFDKKAYMSFFPVFFPPTHGDLDRARTAELSVDGARPAAQVLDSRAQVQKAVTGLQEVFGSEFPNMKTDYFEPLRSTEFSLTSIYDYISRPQERARNFDDVMLLCSVTTSVCGTIAEMTETAKNTENTERVYQRILGETNNQMRVAHGHDLDRFLNYVHVFAECLTTTPNKKTFKDFKLRQVRKILKEYGAKGQTQDTKDGRDYSDDILFSQQYQQENASSRHRNVIGLQQIPSVARLFRIGDLEAKPTLAHPSETFNHMVCLVREDIMKLEVDIMVNSTDSSFLGMGVLDRSVFKKGGPELMEQIKKFGTCNEGDVKVTPGYLLPAKHILHAIPPEQFSKSNKGILRNIYREILHTAVLLKATSIAIPSIGTGRLNYPRRDCASLAMEEVKRFLESADPNNTLEKIIFVVYSSNDEFVYKSLLPVYFPLPQHNAYTPVQFTMQPPDIQGDPSSPKRTSTDPVSLLASLSGEHHVVRLGNQSETWRSINSDEEEALIRFESHARSCIDCKDISGLYEIEQGLCKKGYRLAQAVVHYLQMSPDEDVYSSGARNGKRDKLNIPADMFPISLILLQTVEKSTRDGEQGKPFVESLSLPTRILAYLTDDLKVRPGSYIGQHIKEIAAALGADQEDVTPALIRLAKYGAVHNTLDKDTWVISQQVTDHPILQENRSVESRESKLDPALAEKLMKWTESSHTPQTMHQLDSDPQVPSVSVSVTPKDAKDSAENEDDRPHSTPTYANAEEVVNIGANTQTQDKPVEKEPTVTNSYLCPDFQCDKVFQSSAARLHHFMECHSLSETEHEDALAPESETKPELDPALAESIMSYMVHMSRTPLERQGQTVRQLAAALQVPTRRIWPAIRYLSAMGLIYRPSDSEYRPSDAETWAVSLTASDAVHDVDKIIHAVIENNKESEGGNGNSNTNPAISPYVRIRTYLKEMKGGRMPMSNLAARLAIPITVVMLALQRLRDEGLVENEGDPFWWAATTKLVGLRDGE, from the exons ATGATTGACATCATCGACAACCTCTATAAGCTCAGTGTCCGGATTAGGACACCATCCATACGCTCAAGGTCACTCAAGGCATCTTCCTACATGCAAAAAGATCCGGAAACGGGCGTTGATGTTCTTAGTATGTATGCTGAGCTGGATTTGAAGCACGTTCAAGAGCTGCTTTCCGATTTACGCCGGTCATTCCCTAACAATGAGGAAATGGACAAAGATTTCCTAATTGTACGGTTGAGTAAATCCATCACTTTGCGCAGACGGAACTTCAAATATTGGAAGCGAC ATCGTGACAAGCTAGGCGCCGCGACTGGCGACGAATTATTCCAAGCTGGCGTAATTGTCACTGCAGAAGAGCCTGGTACGGCGCGAAATGATACTTTAGAAGCTCAGCCA GCAATACCCCTTATCACTACAAGACAAGAGGCACCAAGTCAAAAGACTGGCAGGACTTTTCTATCAGGGACAGAGGCGACACAGCACCATCAATCTCTGGATGATATAGTGGACACCAAATCAGTCACAAGCTACGCCGTGACCGTGAAAGACCTTCATGGAAAGGCAGTCAGTTTGCCGCCGCCCCCTCAAACTGCAAATGGCGAAAAGGATTTTGAATGCCCATATTGTTGGATTGTTTGCCCGGCTAGGTACGGTAACAGCCGAGCTTGGAAAACACATTTGTTGCAGGACCTTCAACCATACTGCTGTACTTACCCAGACTGTGAGAGCTCGGAACAACTTTTCCGCAGTCGCCGAGAATGGGCTGAACACGAAGCGAGCCATCGAAAAGTATGGAGATGCCCGGAACATTCAGCAGCAATGTACAACTCCCAAACAGGACTAGAGAACCATTTTCGACACCAGCATCCCGATAGCTTCTCAGAGATCCAACTATTGACCGCCGTCAAGGTTGGAGAAACTACTACAATAGACATGAGAGAACAGTGCCCGATTTGCTATGCACCAGCAGATATGGAAGGCCTTGGTGACTTCCATAGCCATATCGCAAATCATTTGGAGCGCATCGCAACCTTCGCCTTACCTCACAGTAGAGATGACGATGAAGATGGCACCAGCGGTGTTGCAAGCCGTGGGAGCTCCAATTCACAATACTTACCTAGTTCTTTACCCACTCGAACGACCGATAAACACGACGACCGTGAGGAAACTGAACATG GTATTTTACAGCTGGATGAGCCATCCGATTCTCTCCGTATGGTCAATCCCAGTCATGCTTTGCTGTCTACAGAGAGCCTGCAGCAACTTCCCGATGAGAGCCAAAATCGACTACAAATGATTCCAAAACTGCTAAATACATCTCacgaagaagaaggcgaTCCTAGTGATACATGGTCCGATGACGAGCCATCCGTTGATATCCAGAATCATTCATCGCGGAGAGAAGCGTCCACGCCAGAAATCAAGCGCTCAAGGAAAGATCAGATAATATCGGTAGCTAACATTCCTTCGCTGCGCTCCCTGTACATAACTGGACAGATTATACAGCGCGACCAGAGCTATGCGCCAAATGTCTTCTACAATCAACTAATCTCGTTCATACATCACGACCTAACGAGACTAAAGGTTGATGCCATTGTTAACAACGCCCCTACCGATCTGAGCCTGTCGCCAGCTAATAACACGCTACATAGCGCGATTTTCAAAGCTGCCGGGCCAGGTCTTACAGAAGAGGCAAAATTGAAAGCAGATATCAAGGTTGGACAAGTGGGGCTTACTCAAGGACACGATCTTCCAAGTTCCTGGATTATACACGCCGCAGGTCTGAAATACAATTGGTCAAAGGGTTACGATCAGTTCAAAGTCCTCAGCAGCTGCTATCAGAGTGCTTTGGAAATGGCTACTTACCATGGGATAAAGACAATCGCCTTTCCCTGCTTGGGTACTGGAGGATGTGGCTTCCCTGCACGCGTCGCTGCACGTATAGCACTACAAGAAATTCGAGACTACCTCGATTCGCATCCCAAGCACGGCCTGGAACGCATTGTTATTTGCGTGAAAACAGATTTCGATAAGAAGGCTTACATGAGCTTCTTTCCAGTCTTCTTTCCACCAACGCATGGTGATTTAGACAGAGCAAGGACTGCCGAATTGTCCGTGGATGGAGCACGGCCAGCAGCTCAGGTACTGGATTCACGTGCACAAGTACAAAAGGCAGTGACAGGCCTCCAAGAAGTATTTGGGTCTGAATTTCCCAATATGAAGACAGATTACTTTGAACCGCTCCGCTCGACCGAGTTCTCACTCACATCGATTTATGATTATATATCAAGGCCACAGGAGAGAGCGCGAAACTTCGATGATGTCATGTTGCTTTGTTCGGTTACAACATCCGTCTGTGGTACAATCGCAGAAATGACTGAGACAGCAAAGAACACAGAAAATACCGAACGTGTATACCAACGAATACTGGGTGAAACCAACAATCAAATGCGAGTAGCACATGGGCATGACCTCGATCGGTTCCTAAACTATGTCCATGTTTTCGCAGAGTGCTTGACTACAACCCCGAACAAGAAGACGTTCAAGGACTTCAAATTGCGTCAAGTACGGAAGATTCTGAAGGAATATGGGGCCAAGGGGCAGACTCAAGATACTAAAGACGGGCGTGATTATTCAGACGATATATTGTTTTCTCAACAATACCAACAGGAGAATGCTTCCTCTCGTCATCGGAACGTTATCGGATTACAGCAAATACCTTCAGTGGCCAGACTATTCCGGATTGGAGACCTCGAAGCTAAGCCTACGCTGGCGCACCCATCCGAAACCTTCAACCACATGGTTTGTTTGGTCAGGGAAGATATTATGAAGCTCGAGGTTGACATCATGGTTAATTCAACTGACAGCTCCTTTCTCGGCATGGGTGTTTTGGATCGCAGCGTCTTCAAAAAGGGTGGTCCCGAACTGATGGAGCAAATCAAGAAGTTCGGCACATGCAACGAAGGCGATGTCAAAGTAACCCCTGGATACCTTCTTCCAGCGAAACACATCCTACATGCCATACCTCCCGAACAATTCAGTAAAAGCAACAAGGGCATCTTACGAAACATATACCGAGAGATTTTGCACACAGCCGTGCTATTGAAAGCAACCTCGATCGCAATACCTAGCATCGGAACTGGCAGGCTAAATTACCCACGGCGCGACTGCGCATCTTTGGCCATGGAAGAAGTCAAGCGATTCTTGGAATCAGCGGATCCGAATAATACACTGGAAAAGATCATATTTGTGGTCTATTCTTCGAACGACGAGTTTGTCTACAAGAGCCTTTTGCCGGTTTATTTTCCACTACCACAACATAATGCCTATACTCCAGTACAGTTTACTATGCAGCCTCCGGATATTCAGGGAGATCCATCGTCTCCCAAACGAACATCTACAGACCCTGTATCTCTATTAGCCTCTCTAAGCGGAGAGCATCACGTAGTCCGACTTGGCAATCAATCAGAAACTTGGCGATCGATTAACAGCGATGAGGAAGAGGCACTGATACGATTTGAGTCACACGCTCGAAGCTGCATTGACTGCAAAGACATATCGGGATTGTACGAGATAGAGCAAGGACTATGCAAGAAAGGCTACCGTCTGGCCCAAGCCGTTGTCCATTACCTGCAAATGTCACCAGACGAAGACGTCTACAGCAGTGGAGCTAGAAACGGCAAGCGCGATAAACTAAACATACCGGCTGATATGTTTCCAATTTCACTGATCTTACTTCAGACGGTCGAGAAGAGCACTCGGGACGGAGAGCAAGGCAAGCCATTTGTCGAATCGCTGTCACTACCTACACGGATTCTGGCATACCTCACCGATGATCTGAAAGTGCGACCTGGGTCGTACATAGGCCAACACATCAAAGAGATTGCTGCTGCACTGGGAGCTGACCAAGAAGACGTCACTCCTGCTCTCATTCGACTAGCCAAATACGGGGCTGTCCACAATACTCTCGACAAAGATACGTGGGTAATCTCACAACAGGTCACTGATCATCCTATATTACAGGAGAATCGATCAGTCGAATCCAGGGAGTCTAAACTTGATCCTGCTCTAGCTGAAAAGCTTATGAAATGGACAGAATCATCTCACACACCTCAGACCATGCATCAGCTCGATTCCGATCCCCAGGTACCCAGTGTAAGTGTGTCAGTCACCCCAAAAGATGCCAAGGATTCAGCAGAAAACGAAGATGATCGCCCCCATTCGACTCCAACATACGCAAATGCAGAAGAAGTTGTAAACATTGGGGCGAATACCCAGACACAAGACAAACCCGTAGAAAAAGAACCCACGGTAACCAATTCTTATCTCTGCCCAGACTTCCAGTGCGACAAAGTATTCCAAAGCAGTGCCGCTAGGCTCCATCACTTCATGGAATGTCACAGCCTCTCAGAAACTGAGCACGAAGACGCACTCGCACCAGAATCAGAAACGAAACCCGAGCTTGATCCTGCTCTAGCTGAATCCATCATGTCATACATGGTGCACATGTCCCGCACGCCGCTAGAACGACAGGGCCAAACCGTGCGTCAACTCGCTGCCGCTCTCCAAGTACCGACTCGACGAATATGGCCTGCAATCAGATACCTCTCAGCAATGGGCCTGATTTATCGTCCATCCGACTCCGAATACCGCCCTTCCGACGCGGAAACGTGGGCGGTCTCTCTCACAGCCAGTGACGCCGTACACGATGTAGACAAGATCATCCACGCTGTCATCGAGAACAACAAGGAAAGTGAGGGAGGAAACGGGAATTCAAACACCAATCCGGCGATATCGCCCTATGTGCGCATACGGACGTATCTAAAGGAGATGAAGGGAGGAAGAATGCCAATGTCCAATCTGGCGGCGAGGCTGGCAATTCCGATTACGGTGGTTATGCTAGCGCTGCAGCGGTTGAGAGATGAGGGGTTGGTGGAAAATGAGGGGGATCCTTTTTGGTGGGCTGCTACGACGAAGCTTGTTGGTTTGCGCGATGGGGAGTAG
- a CDS encoding SMI1, Protein involved in beta-1,3-glucan synthesis, whose amino-acid sequence MAQQITSSLKDFWHTMTSYDRHASHDSPYRTGRHIPIPQSRHAALTSITASGAESRTDLHSPYQHDELATSNGFIGSPRGPMSPSSPYSPGMRGSLSRQTTLDSDAFDKGANGQIQMQDFNEGLPPPPPVSHSWRRIDRWVEDHYQELFDNMCEGCTSNDVNELEHELDATLPMDIRESLQVHDGQERGGLPTGVIFGLMLLDCEEIVMEWRNWRKVAEEYLTTKVDYSSPQIPVKAFAGSSTAPPVAQVQSTGNPLWRQDLLARQDSQPPNAVQKAYAHPAWIPLARDWGGNYLATDLAPGPNGTWGQIIIFGRDYDCKYVVARSWGALLAMVADDFASKDVHMDEETGELKLLAFKRQNVEPPYLEVLRWRCDQKHGRRPQNKRRPNSGLRVNPNAPGMVVPSSTASSPYHSPVMVPEDRGRTPHRLSKPPKGVSPRGKLSSPLARVAEENPQPARVQPNLDSKAATPAENLISVDNTPRPSDELPTPRMSIGSDKENKDTKDTTKSERASLKSPVTAKEAEELKTVEI is encoded by the exons ATGGCACAACA AATCACGTCGTCCTTGAAGGACTTTTGGCACACAATGACCTCGTACGACCGACACGCCTCGCACGACTCCCCGTACCGGACTGGCCGTCACATCCCCATCCCCCAGAGCCGCCACGCCGCCCTCACCTCCATCACGGCCAGCGGCGCCGAGTCCCGCACCGACCTGCACTCGCCCTACCAGCACGACGAGCTTGCGACCAGCAATGGCTTCATCGGCTCGCCCCGGGGCCCAATGTCCCCCAGCTCGCCCTACTCGCCTGGTATGCGCGGCTCGCTGAGCCGCCAGACGACGCTGGACTCTGATGCCTTCGACAAAGGCGCCAATGGCCAGATTCAGATGCAGGACTTCAACGAGGGCCTGCCCCCGCCCCCACCCGTCTCCCACTCGTGGCGGCGCATTGACCGCTGGGTCGAAGACCACTACCAGGAGCTGTTTGACAACATGTGCGAGGGCTGCACCTCCAACGACGTCAACGAGCTGGAGCACGAGCTCGATGCTACGCTACCCATGGACATCCGCGAGTCATTGCAGGTCCACGATGGTCAGGAGCGTGGCGGTCTGCCTACCGGCGTCATTTTCGGCCTCATGCTGCTCGACTGTGAGGAAATTGTCATGGAGTGGCGGAACTGGCGGAAGGTCGCCGAGGAGTACCTCACCACAAAGGTCGACTACAGCTCCCCTCAAATCCCTGTCAAGGCCTTTGCTGGCTCCTCTACCGCCCCGCCCGTCGCCCAAGTTCAGTCCACGGGCAATCCGCTCTGGCGCCAAGATCTGCTTGCCCGCCAGGACTCACAGCCACCAAACGCCGTGCAAAAGGCCTACGCCCACCCTGCGTGGATCCCTCTGGCCCGCGACTGGGGAGGCAACTACCTCGCTACCGATCTCGCCCCGGGCCCTAATGGCACGTGGGGTCAAATCATCATCTTCGGCCGCGACTACGACTGCAAATACGTAGTCGCTCGCTCGTGGGGTGCTCTGCTCGCCATGGTTGCCGATGATTTTGCTTCCAAGGATGTACACATGGACGAGGAAACCGGCGAGCTCAAACTCCTCGCCTTCAAGCGCCAGAACGTAGAACCGCCCTACCTTGAAGTCCTGCGCTGGCGATGTGATCAGAAGCACGGCCGCCGACCACAGAACAAGAGGCGACCCAACAGTGGCTTGCGGGTCAACCCCAACGCCCCCGGCATGGTTGTTCCCAGCAGCACTGCGAGCAGCCCCTACCACAGCCCTGTCATGGTACCCGAAGACCGCGGCCGCACCCCCCATCGCTTGTCAAAACCACCAAAAGGCGTCAGCCCACGGGGCAAGCTTTCAAGCCCGCTAGCGCGCGTCGCTGAGGAAAACCCACAGCCCGCCCGCGTACAGCCCAACCTTGACTCAAAGGCTGCGACACCCGCCGAGAACCTCATCTCCGTCGACAACACCCCAAGACCAAGTGACGAGCTGCCTACTCCCCGCATGAGCATAGGCAGCGACAAGGAAAACAAGGATACCAAAGACACCACAAAGTCAGAGCGAGCGTCGCTCAAGAGTCCCGTTACTGCCAAGGAGGCAGAAGAACTCAAGACTGTCGAGATATAG
- a CDS encoding DltE, Short-chain dehydrogenase, with translation MTPTPRTLIVFGAGPGIGDHIAAQFALSTPISHIVLLARNTTRLSTSDAPFVSSHNASIKVSTLAIDLSDLSSIPGVLEKLDSMTTGEDVEVILFNAARIRAASPLDFDVGEIEEDLRTTTLSLYLISQHYVPRLQSLASSKPSYKPALLVTNSHLPWNPVPQLLSLSVVKAAQKSMVDSLSRAFSSSGVHVGLLHVEGVVAPENKVLNPKTIAERAVKFWEEGVAGGVGIRIRE, from the exons ATGACCCCCACTCCCCGAACCCTCATCGTGTTCGGCGCCGGCCCAGGCATTGGCGACCACATCGCCGCGCAATTCGCCCTCTCCACACCTATATCGCACATTGTCCTTCTCGCACGTAACACCACTCGCCTCAGCACCTCCGACGCACCCTTCGTCTCTTCTCACAACGCCTCCATCAAAGTATCAACCCTCGCCATCGACCTCTCCGACCTTTCCTCTATACCCGGCGTGCTAGAAAAGTTGGATTCCATGACCACAGGAGAAGATGTAGAAGTGATACTATTCAACGCAGCAAGGATCCGAGCAGCATCGCCTTTGGATTTCGACGTTGGGGAGATTGAAGAGGATCTTCGG ACAACCACACTATCCCTCTACCTTATATCTCAACACTACGTCCCCCGCCTCCAGTCTCTCGCCTCCTCCAAGCCTTCTTATAAACCTGCATTACTAGTAACAAACTCCCATCTTCCCTGGAACCCCGTCCCCCAGCTGCTCTCTCTCAGCGTCGTCAAAGCAGCGCAGAAGAGCATGGTGGATAGCTTGTCCCGCGCATTCAGCAGCAGCGGTGTTCATGTGGGCTTGCTACATGTTGAAGGTGTTGTTGCACCTGAGAACAAGGTGTTGAATCCAAAGACAATTGCAGAGAGGGCGGTGAAGTTTTGGGAGGAAGGTGTAGCGGGTGGTGTGGGGATTAGGATCAGAGAGTAA
- a CDS encoding WD40 repeat protein, translating to MDFSANDDEALKQYLPSQFGKQDESVNVEAQIERARRKVVDESKAGKKDDGSDDEKDSDDGSDMSDDEDEYPVSHEVIIKTHDRAVTTIALDTSGTRLVTGSNDCTIKLHDLSALTPNTIRAFKTVDPFATNASQTAESHSIHQVLFGPHSGGQFICITATSQARLFNRDGELISEFVKGDMYLRDKHNTKGHTAEVTSAAWHPTNRNRFATAGLDSTVRIWDVNKRMKQEEVIVHKSRAAGSAGMTRMTAIAWGAAADGGSSMLVSAALDGSLVMWGGEGPYHRPTAEIKDAHVKDTWTSGLDISADGRLVITRGGDDTIKLWDTRKFKTPLNTTSHPSTSSQYPTSNIKFAPNSQCIVTGSETGHLHILNPATLRPELVTPVTPGSPLITVNWHPKINQIITGSANGQSTILFNPKLSNAGALTILSKAPKKRHLDDDPSLTVDMDPLGMAGEAHDPSSNAASFSARHPTIGLTASGKSRDPRRPHIPAVTPFAKSTPDQKYVMEQIEGSDMRDEDPREALLKYAPKEGEKAIFTGAWEKTQPVGIYKDYDSEEDERDSKRAKR from the coding sequence ATGGATTTCTCAGCGAATGATGACGAGGCTCTCAAGCAATACCTACCTAGCCAGTTTGGGAAACAAGATGAATCGGTAAACGTCGAGGCGCAGATTGAGCGCGCGCGCAGGAAAGTTGTGGACGAGAGCAAAGCGGGGAAGAAAGATGATGGGTCGGACGACGAAAAGGACTCGGACGACGGCAGCGATATGAGCGACGATGAGGACGAATACCCGGTTTCTCATGAGGTGATTATCAAGACGCATGACCGTGCGGTCACGACGATTGCGCTTGATACTTCGGGAACACGCCTAGTGACAGGAAGTAACGACTGTACCATCAAGTTGCACGATCTCAGTGCGCTTACCCCGAATACCATCCGTGCCTTCAAGACGGTGGATCCATTTGCCACAAACGCTTCACAGACAGCCGAGTCGCATTCGATACACCAAGTTTTGTTTGGTCCGCACTCTGGGGGCCAGTTCATTTGCATTACCGCGACATCACAGGCGAGACTGTTCAACAGGGATGGCGAGCTCATCTCAGAATTCGTCAAGGGTGATATGTATTTGAGGGATAAGCACAACACAAAGGGACACACAGCGGAGGTTACAAGCGCCGCATGGCACCCAACGAATCGCAACCGCTTCGCCACTGCAGGGTTGGACAGTACAGTGCGAATATGGGATGTCAATAAGCGAATGAAGCAGGAGGAGGTCATTGTACACAAATCAAGGGCCGCTGGTAGCGCAGGCATGACTAGGATGACGGCTATCGCTTGGGGTGCGGCTGCTGATGGTGGGAGTAGTATGCTTGTTTCTGCAGCATTAGATGGAAGCTTAGTCATGTGGGGCGGTGAAGGGCCATACCATCGACCCACTGCTGAGATCAAAGACGCGCATGTAAAGGATACATGGACAAGCGGCTTGGACATCAGTGCCGATGGGAGACTAGTCATCACAAGAGGTGGAGATGACACCATCAAATTGTGGGACACAAGGAAGTTCAAAACACCTCTCAACACGACATCACATCCTTCGACATCTTCTCAGTACCCAACATCGAACATCAAATTTGCGCCGAACTCGCAATGTATAGTCACTGGATCCGAGACTGGCCATCTCCATATCCTCAACCCAGCAACACTCCGACCAGAGTTGGTTACTCCAGTTACCCCAGGTTCTCCTCTCATTACTGTAAACTGGCATCCCAAAATCAACCAGATCATCACAGGCTCTGCCAACGGTCAATCGACCATTCTCTTCAACCCCAAGCTCTCTAACGCCGGTGCCCTCACAATCCTCAGCAAAGCACCCAAGAAACGCCATCTGGACGATGATCCATCTCTCACCGTAGACATGGATCCACTCGGCATGGCCGGCGAAGCCCATGACCCTTCTAGCAACGCAGCTTCCTTTTCTGCCCGGCATCCCACCATTGGCCTTACCGCTTCAGGCAAATCCAGGGATCCCCGAAGACCGCATATACCTGCAGTAACGCCATTCGCCAAGTCGACACCGGATCAAAAGTACGTCATGGAGCAGATTGAGGGTAGCGATATGCGAGATGAGGATCCCAGGGAAGCGTTGCTCAAGTATGCGCCGAAAGAGGGCGAGAAGGCTATCTTTACAGGCGCGTGGGAGAAGACGCAGCCGGTGGGGATTTATAAGGATTATGATAGTGAGGAGGACGAGAGAGATAGTAAGAGGGCTAAGCGGTAG